A genomic window from Arthrobacter globiformis includes:
- a CDS encoding alpha/beta fold hydrolase: MDNTDTQNDSVATSYANAKAHMITTGGVTYAYRELGPKGGIPVVFFVHLAATLDNWDPRIIDPIAKNRHVITFDQRGVGTSTGQVPDSIEAMADDAYTFITALGIDKIDIFSFSMGGMIAQDLVLKHPDLVRKLVLAGTGPRGGKNMDKVVGTTYRDFLRATLTRSDPKEYLFFNRNTAGRHAAKAFIKRLQERTADRDKLISTRAFQTQLKAIQKFGRSAPSDLSKLTQPTLIANGDNDRMVPSVLSEDLHRRIKGSELIIYPDSGHGGIFQYHAKFAPAAVDFLDN; the protein is encoded by the coding sequence ATGGACAACACCGACACCCAGAACGACTCCGTCGCCACCTCATACGCGAACGCAAAGGCCCACATGATCACTACCGGTGGCGTCACCTACGCCTACCGCGAGCTGGGACCCAAGGGCGGGATCCCCGTGGTGTTCTTCGTGCACCTCGCCGCGACGCTGGACAACTGGGACCCTCGCATCATCGATCCCATCGCAAAGAACCGCCACGTCATCACCTTCGACCAGCGCGGTGTCGGCACGTCCACTGGTCAGGTTCCGGACAGCATCGAGGCTATGGCAGACGACGCCTACACCTTCATCACGGCGCTCGGCATCGACAAGATCGACATTTTCTCCTTCTCGATGGGCGGCATGATCGCCCAAGACCTTGTCCTCAAGCACCCCGACCTAGTCCGCAAACTCGTCCTGGCAGGCACTGGGCCACGAGGAGGCAAGAACATGGATAAGGTCGTCGGCACCACCTACCGGGACTTCCTCCGCGCAACCCTGACACGGTCGGACCCGAAGGAGTACCTGTTCTTTAACCGCAACACCGCCGGCAGGCACGCCGCGAAGGCGTTCATCAAGCGCCTTCAGGAGCGCACCGCCGACCGCGACAAGCTGATCAGCACCAGGGCGTTCCAGACTCAATTGAAGGCAATCCAGAAGTTCGGCCGCTCCGCCCCGTCGGATCTATCGAAACTCACCCAGCCCACGCTTATCGCCAACGGCGACAACGACCGCATGGTGCCGTCCGTCCTCTCCGAGGACCTGCACCGCCGCATCAAAGGATCAGAACTGATCATCTACCCCGACTCCGGCCACGGCGGCATCTTCCAATACCACGCCAAGTTCGCCCCCGCCGCCGTCGACTTCCTCGACAACTGA
- the otnK gene encoding 3-oxo-tetronate kinase: MSNTEMTANVPWLGVIADDFTGASDVAGTLVGAGMRVVQTFGIPDPSVQLHDVDCIVVSLKTRSVPAAEAVVESLAAARALKSRGVQQLYFKYCSTFDSTPEGNIGPVADALRNEFVPAGQITVVAPATPALRRTVYNGVLFAGPSLLQESSMRNHPLTPMTDSRVPRLLQAQTKNYVGHVSYSVIESGAPAVQSQFQTLSGQGREYAVVDTLSDRHLATLGAAVIDHPLITGGSGLVGGLAAARGFQVQPEPAGATRPAGPAAVVAGSCSEMTNVQIDTFRQSRPCFLVDPVAIAEGHDVVGEALLFARENLANGPVLIHSTASPEEVSRAQKQLGQARAAEITEDSLSAIAEGLVALGCRQLIVAGGETSGAIVRRLGITTAHVGREVSPGVPWLKTETNPGLSILLKSGNLGKPGLFLDAWEHNR; encoded by the coding sequence ATGTCAAACACTGAAATGACAGCGAATGTCCCATGGCTGGGAGTTATCGCCGACGACTTCACCGGAGCCTCCGACGTCGCCGGCACTTTGGTGGGCGCCGGGATGCGGGTAGTGCAGACTTTCGGCATCCCCGATCCGTCGGTGCAGCTGCACGACGTTGACTGCATAGTCGTTTCCCTGAAGACCCGCAGCGTGCCCGCCGCCGAGGCTGTAGTAGAGTCTCTGGCGGCGGCACGCGCCCTCAAATCCCGAGGCGTTCAGCAGCTCTACTTCAAATACTGCTCCACGTTCGATTCAACCCCGGAAGGCAACATCGGTCCGGTGGCCGACGCCCTCCGCAACGAGTTTGTCCCTGCCGGCCAGATCACAGTCGTCGCTCCCGCAACCCCGGCACTGCGGCGGACCGTGTACAACGGTGTGCTCTTCGCAGGGCCGAGCCTCCTGCAGGAATCATCCATGCGCAACCATCCGCTGACCCCGATGACCGATTCGCGCGTGCCCCGGCTGCTCCAGGCCCAAACCAAAAACTACGTGGGCCACGTCAGCTATAGCGTCATAGAATCCGGTGCTCCCGCAGTTCAATCCCAGTTCCAGACCCTGAGTGGCCAAGGTAGGGAGTACGCCGTCGTCGACACCCTTAGTGACCGCCACCTGGCTACGCTGGGCGCTGCAGTGATCGATCACCCCCTTATCACCGGCGGATCAGGACTGGTCGGAGGGCTGGCGGCTGCCCGCGGGTTCCAGGTCCAACCAGAACCGGCGGGCGCTACCAGGCCAGCGGGCCCGGCCGCGGTCGTCGCCGGCAGCTGCTCGGAGATGACGAACGTCCAGATCGACACATTCCGCCAGTCCCGCCCCTGCTTCCTGGTCGACCCCGTCGCAATTGCAGAAGGCCACGACGTCGTCGGCGAAGCGCTGCTGTTCGCGCGCGAAAATCTTGCCAACGGCCCCGTCCTTATCCATTCCACCGCCTCTCCAGAGGAAGTCTCGAGAGCGCAAAAGCAACTTGGTCAGGCCCGCGCCGCGGAGATAACCGAAGACAGCCTCTCCGCGATCGCCGAAGGGCTCGTTGCCCTGGGCTGCCGACAACTTATCGTCGCCGGCGGAGAAACCTCCGGCGCTATTGTCCGCAGGCTCGGCATCACCACAGCCCATGTCGGCAGGGAAGTCTCTCCTGGAGTGCCATGGCTGAAAACGGAAACTAACCCCGGACTGTCCATCCTGCTCAAATCCGGGAACCTCGGAAAGCCGGGACTCTTCCTAGACGCCTGGGAACACAACCGGTGA
- a CDS encoding LysR family transcriptional regulator produces MDLTSIDDLEFFEQISRSHSLTEAARNWGKSVSAVSKRLAALETRLGVPLVRRSTRRLTLTEEGQRYATGALSILQQKTDLEDTLSMQHGELKGRISVHSSLGIGRKHIAPLLGEFVRQHPLMQIDLELSPLPLNISGTSFDIAIRVGALSDSRLKAKLLARNRRIVCAAPSYIDSAPPLRTIRDLERHNCIVLRENNADYSLWRLGEKGHEYVDVKGSMISDDGDVVTDWCVQGLGLIMRSTWHVDPLIQRGVLQQVLPDVETPSADIYALYPATARTPRRITAAIEHLRQGLAARLGS; encoded by the coding sequence ATGGACCTTACATCGATCGATGATTTGGAGTTCTTTGAACAGATTTCCCGTTCCCACAGCCTTACTGAAGCGGCCAGGAACTGGGGAAAGTCGGTGTCGGCGGTGAGCAAACGCCTTGCCGCGCTTGAGACGCGGCTAGGGGTGCCGCTGGTCCGGCGCAGCACCCGTCGCCTGACCCTCACCGAAGAGGGGCAGCGCTATGCGACAGGCGCCTTGTCCATCCTGCAGCAGAAAACTGATCTCGAAGACACACTGTCCATGCAGCATGGTGAGCTCAAGGGGCGCATTAGTGTGCATTCGAGCCTAGGGATCGGCCGTAAGCACATTGCGCCGCTGCTGGGGGAGTTCGTCCGGCAGCACCCGTTGATGCAGATAGACCTGGAGCTCTCACCGCTGCCCTTGAACATCTCGGGTACGAGTTTCGACATCGCCATCCGGGTCGGAGCATTGTCGGACTCCAGGCTCAAGGCAAAACTCCTGGCGCGGAACCGAAGGATCGTGTGCGCGGCGCCCAGCTACATCGACAGCGCCCCGCCGCTGAGGACCATTAGGGACCTGGAACGGCACAACTGCATCGTCCTGCGTGAAAACAACGCCGACTACTCACTGTGGCGCCTTGGCGAGAAGGGGCATGAATACGTCGACGTCAAGGGCAGCATGATCAGCGACGACGGGGATGTGGTGACCGACTGGTGCGTCCAGGGCCTCGGCTTGATCATGCGCTCCACGTGGCACGTCGACCCGCTGATCCAGCGGGGAGTACTTCAGCAGGTCCTCCCGGACGTCGAGACGCCCAGCGCCGACATTTATGCTCTCTACCCCGCGACGGCCAGGACACCCCGCCGGATCACCGCGGCCATTGAGCACCTGCGCCAGGGCCTCGCGGCGAGGCTAGGGTCTTAG
- the otnC gene encoding 3-oxo-tetronate 4-phosphate decarboxylase — translation MTDTDSRDELVRLARSLHQRGLTRGTSGNLSLRVGAGMLVTPTNASLGELRTDDLAMVSDTGEHLAGARPSKEAFLHLAMYRARPQDHAAVRLHSTYATALSCLDDVDDDDVLPPLTAYFVMRVGRLVRLPYFAPGDQGLAEAAQKAAASSRALLLANHGPIVSAPSLPQAADAVEEVEETARLFFLLQGRATRPLQPAHVAQLSARCT, via the coding sequence GTGACCGACACGGACAGCCGCGACGAACTCGTTCGACTGGCCAGGTCCCTGCACCAAAGAGGACTAACCAGGGGAACATCCGGAAACCTCAGCCTGCGTGTGGGAGCCGGAATGCTGGTCACCCCCACCAACGCCTCCCTGGGCGAACTCAGGACAGACGATCTGGCCATGGTCTCCGACACCGGCGAACACCTGGCCGGAGCCCGCCCGTCCAAAGAGGCGTTCCTGCACTTGGCCATGTATCGGGCGAGACCGCAGGATCATGCCGCAGTCCGTCTGCATTCCACCTACGCCACCGCCCTTTCGTGCCTGGATGACGTGGACGACGATGACGTTCTGCCACCCTTGACGGCCTACTTTGTCATGAGGGTCGGACGGCTGGTCCGGTTGCCATACTTCGCACCCGGAGACCAAGGTTTGGCCGAGGCTGCCCAAAAAGCCGCAGCATCGAGCCGGGCCCTGCTGCTGGCGAACCACGGGCCGATCGTTTCCGCGCCTTCCCTGCCGCAAGCTGCGGACGCTGTTGAGGAAGTGGAAGAAACAGCACGACTGTTCTTTCTCCTCCAAGGCCGCGCGACGCGCCCCCTCCAACCCGCCCATGTCGCCCAACTCTCGGCAAGGTGCACATAG
- a CDS encoding haloacid dehalogenase type II — translation MATTNVRPKYISFDIYGTLINFDIDPTTRRLLDGRISDEQWPAFKKQFRGYRFDEVLGDYKPYEQILQDSFDRVCKYWGIGPTEGAGAAFAEAVRGWVAHEDVPAPLKLMGDNYKLVALSNADTSFLDISIPKLGADFHAVLTAEQAQAYKPRYQAFEYMLDTLNAKPEDFLHVASHTRYDMHPMHDMGFRNLVVLDRGYDPITEGYDYTTVKSLDEINKHLGL, via the coding sequence ATGGCTACAACCAACGTCCGGCCGAAGTACATCTCTTTTGATATCTACGGCACACTGATCAACTTCGATATTGACCCGACCACGCGTCGCCTGCTGGATGGCCGCATCTCTGATGAGCAGTGGCCTGCCTTCAAGAAGCAGTTCCGCGGGTATCGGTTCGACGAGGTCCTTGGCGACTACAAGCCCTACGAGCAAATCCTTCAGGATTCCTTTGACCGCGTGTGCAAGTACTGGGGCATCGGGCCGACCGAGGGTGCCGGAGCAGCGTTCGCTGAGGCGGTACGCGGCTGGGTTGCCCACGAGGACGTGCCGGCTCCGCTGAAACTCATGGGCGACAACTACAAACTCGTGGCTCTGTCCAACGCGGACACGAGCTTCCTGGACATCAGCATTCCCAAGCTCGGCGCAGATTTCCACGCCGTGTTGACCGCTGAGCAGGCCCAGGCCTACAAGCCCCGCTACCAGGCGTTCGAGTACATGCTGGACACCTTGAACGCCAAGCCGGAGGACTTCCTGCACGTCGCCTCGCACACACGCTACGACATGCATCCGATGCACGACATGGGCTTCCGGAACCTCGTTGTGTTGGACCGTGGCTATGACCCCATCACCGAGGGCTACGACTACACCACCGTTAAGTCTCTGGACGAGATCAACAAGCACCTCGGTCTCTAA
- a CDS encoding phosphotransferase — MSPSFDPSAVDTGLARTISASRGQVAQRASSVSAFIDAVASESGLLAAQPQLADQTVLELLAQSYGLKGTLVRIPTEKDETFRLRNGEDTYLVKVSSPDEDPAIVQLQTACMEHVARTAPELPVQRLVRSLSGAPQVLIPVPVGPFDRVLRVMRFIPGNLLANQTPSASRLQLVGSSLARLGLALQDFDHPRADRLLLWDLKHFHRMRPLLAYVEEKQKRLLAEEIFDQFDEKVVPLLDTLTSQVVHGDFSPFNVIVNPDRPDYVTGIIDFGDVVRTPVIFDISVTMANLLGADPASPWEHALQVVDGYWSIRPLPDQEFEALIVSAQARLLLRALITQWRASQLPQRRDYLLSHSKPDWHRLASAAAAPAPKLPSAP; from the coding sequence ATGAGTCCCTCATTTGATCCCAGCGCGGTTGATACCGGCCTGGCCCGGACCATCAGCGCCAGCCGCGGCCAGGTAGCCCAGCGTGCCAGTAGCGTCTCTGCGTTCATCGATGCCGTCGCATCGGAGAGTGGACTCCTGGCAGCGCAGCCCCAGCTCGCTGACCAGACTGTCTTGGAGCTCCTTGCGCAGTCCTACGGCCTGAAGGGGACGCTAGTCCGGATTCCCACCGAGAAGGATGAAACTTTCCGCCTCCGAAACGGAGAAGATACCTATCTTGTGAAAGTGTCCTCGCCGGATGAGGATCCGGCGATCGTTCAGCTTCAGACGGCATGCATGGAGCATGTGGCACGGACTGCACCTGAACTTCCGGTCCAGCGTCTTGTCAGGAGCCTTTCCGGAGCTCCGCAAGTCCTCATCCCGGTACCTGTTGGACCTTTTGATCGCGTGCTTCGGGTGATGCGCTTCATACCTGGAAATTTGCTGGCCAACCAAACGCCGTCGGCTAGTCGGCTTCAGTTGGTGGGCTCAAGCCTTGCCCGCCTGGGCCTTGCGTTGCAGGACTTCGATCATCCTCGTGCCGATCGTTTGCTCCTTTGGGATCTCAAGCACTTTCACCGGATGCGGCCCCTGCTTGCCTATGTCGAAGAGAAGCAGAAACGCCTTCTGGCTGAAGAAATTTTCGATCAGTTCGACGAGAAAGTGGTGCCGCTTCTGGACACCCTTACCTCTCAGGTGGTGCACGGGGATTTCAGTCCGTTCAATGTCATTGTTAACCCGGACAGGCCGGACTACGTGACCGGGATTATCGACTTCGGCGACGTCGTGCGGACTCCCGTGATCTTCGACATCAGCGTCACCATGGCCAACCTTCTGGGAGCAGACCCGGCCAGTCCATGGGAGCACGCGCTTCAGGTCGTGGATGGCTATTGGAGTATCCGTCCGCTGCCCGACCAGGAGTTCGAGGCCCTGATCGTCTCAGCCCAGGCCCGCCTCCTCCTGCGAGCCCTGATAACGCAGTGGCGGGCAAGCCAATTGCCTCAGAGACGCGATTATCTCCTCTCCCACTCGAAGCCGGACTGGCACCGGCTCGCCTCCGCAGCTGCGGCCCCTGCACCAAAACTGCCTTCCGCACCCTGA
- a CDS encoding aspartate/glutamate racemase family protein — protein sequence MNSSWKTIDPLAVAAQDMINTPVLAMLHTVPGLVADMETLAAGTVPGLRVMHFVDESLLHDTIAKGTTPGHVRRRLVNYARYAEESGAQALLVSCSSIGEAATAVQDFVSIPVLRIDTPMAELAVLTGDRIGVLATLPATLGPTTRLVQDSAKRRNKTPIITAKIVDGAFNALRAGDRAMHDGFVLAAFSELTAECDVVVLAQASMARVIGHTQDQPGGPIVLTSPDSGMTQLSTVFPSKDS from the coding sequence ATGAACTCATCCTGGAAGACAATCGATCCCCTTGCCGTGGCAGCCCAGGACATGATCAACACTCCGGTGCTTGCAATGCTGCACACGGTCCCCGGCCTGGTAGCGGACATGGAAACCCTGGCCGCGGGCACGGTTCCCGGCCTCCGCGTCATGCACTTCGTGGATGAGTCATTGCTCCACGACACCATTGCCAAGGGAACAACGCCAGGACATGTTCGACGACGGCTGGTCAATTATGCCCGCTACGCCGAGGAATCAGGTGCCCAGGCATTGTTGGTGAGCTGCTCCTCCATCGGCGAAGCCGCAACCGCCGTCCAGGACTTTGTCTCCATCCCTGTCCTGCGCATCGACACTCCTATGGCTGAGCTCGCCGTACTAACCGGCGACAGGATCGGGGTGCTCGCGACCCTGCCTGCGACTCTTGGACCCACCACCAGGCTCGTCCAGGATTCAGCCAAAAGACGGAACAAAACGCCCATCATCACCGCCAAAATAGTCGACGGCGCCTTCAACGCCTTGCGCGCAGGTGACCGCGCCATGCATGACGGTTTCGTGCTCGCAGCATTCTCTGAGTTGACTGCGGAGTGCGATGTCGTTGTGCTCGCCCAAGCGTCCATGGCCCGCGTCATTGGACACACCCAGGACCAGCCCGGAGGGCCCATCGTCCTTACTTCCCCCGACTCCGGGATGACCCAGCTCAGCACTGTTTTCCCTTCCAAAGACTCATAA
- a CDS encoding SDR family NAD(P)-dependent oxidoreductase — MLINNAGASVASAGILTHTDAEIRTNVETNFLGPLFLARAFAPILSANDESVIIDFHSAVSWYAVGGIYSATKAALWSATNSLRLELAPARVHVVGVHVEYVDTAMAAQAAGPKMDPADLVRTVMDAVEAGEYEGSDETSVRLKAGLSSPIGAIYPQLALNKA, encoded by the coding sequence GTGTTGATCAACAACGCCGGAGCCTCCGTGGCCAGCGCGGGCATCCTCACCCATACCGATGCGGAAATCCGGACCAATGTCGAGACGAACTTCCTCGGCCCGTTGTTCCTCGCCCGCGCTTTCGCGCCGATCCTGTCCGCGAATGATGAATCGGTGATTATCGACTTCCACTCCGCAGTGAGCTGGTATGCCGTTGGTGGCATTTACAGCGCCACCAAGGCTGCCCTCTGGTCGGCCACCAACTCGTTGCGCCTGGAACTCGCCCCCGCCAGGGTCCATGTGGTGGGCGTCCACGTCGAGTATGTCGACACCGCGATGGCTGCGCAGGCCGCCGGGCCCAAAATGGACCCGGCCGATCTCGTACGCACCGTAATGGACGCCGTCGAAGCCGGCGAGTACGAGGGTTCCGACGAAACCTCCGTACGGCTCAAGGCCGGACTTAGCTCCCCCATCGGAGCTATCTACCCACAACTTGCCCTGAACAAAGCCTAG
- a CDS encoding NADP-dependent oxidoreductase, which produces MRAFVVTKYREPLREAEVAEPIVGDRDVLVRVEAAGLNQLDEKIRLGEFRQILPYKLQLVLGHDVAGTVIRVGAKVREFKPGDQVYARPATARIGTFAEHIAVAEEDLALKPASASMEEAGSLPLVALTAWQALVEQGNVQRGQKVLIHAGAGGVGSIAIQLAKHLGASVATTVSGPNTGFVRDLGADTVIDYRTQDFEQLLTGYDLVLDSLGGENLEKSLRILNPGGKAIGISGPPDPAFARNAGLNPVLRLATRALSSKIRKQAKKLGVGYEFLFMRASGDQLRQISALVDHGVLRPVVGKVFDFGDTPHALQSLAKGGIRGKAVITLAG; this is translated from the coding sequence ATGCGAGCGTTCGTCGTCACCAAGTACAGGGAGCCACTGCGCGAAGCGGAGGTCGCTGAGCCAATCGTCGGGGACCGAGATGTTCTAGTCCGCGTAGAGGCGGCGGGCTTGAACCAGTTGGATGAGAAGATCCGACTGGGTGAGTTCAGGCAGATCCTCCCCTACAAGCTCCAACTGGTCCTTGGCCACGACGTCGCCGGCACCGTGATCCGCGTGGGGGCGAAAGTGCGGGAGTTTAAGCCCGGCGACCAGGTCTACGCCCGCCCCGCGACGGCCCGCATCGGCACGTTCGCCGAGCACATCGCCGTCGCCGAGGAAGATCTGGCGCTGAAACCCGCATCGGCCAGCATGGAGGAGGCCGGCTCACTGCCACTCGTTGCGCTTACGGCATGGCAAGCCCTCGTCGAGCAGGGCAACGTGCAGCGCGGGCAGAAAGTTCTCATCCACGCAGGTGCCGGCGGGGTCGGGTCGATCGCGATCCAACTCGCCAAGCACCTCGGCGCGTCTGTTGCGACCACCGTGAGCGGGCCAAATACCGGCTTCGTGCGCGACCTCGGGGCGGACACGGTCATCGACTATCGCACCCAGGACTTCGAGCAGCTCCTCACCGGGTACGACCTCGTGCTCGACAGCCTCGGCGGGGAGAATCTCGAGAAGTCACTGCGCATCCTCAATCCCGGTGGCAAGGCGATCGGGATCTCCGGCCCGCCGGACCCGGCGTTCGCGCGCAACGCCGGACTGAATCCCGTGCTGCGCCTTGCCACCAGGGCGCTCAGCAGCAAAATCCGAAAGCAGGCGAAGAAGCTCGGCGTCGGCTATGAGTTCCTCTTTATGCGTGCCAGTGGCGACCAGCTGCGCCAGATCAGTGCCCTGGTGGACCACGGCGTGCTGCGCCCAGTCGTGGGGAAGGTCTTCGATTTCGGCGACACGCCGCATGCACTGCAATCCCTTGCCAAGGGCGGAATCCGCGGGAAAGCCGTGATCACCCTCGCCGGCTGA
- a CDS encoding FAD-dependent oxidoreductase produces MAARLPGSAGHWSRQVFDPRPFSAYAGESRLFRKVYAEGGHYTPLLQRSQDLWRDLEKISGTRLLNTTGAVTIYDEHNPRLASLLAAGKDNGLDYELLRGDQARAKYPAHVIRDTEVTIFDPEGGYLNSEKAVTAALVEATRLGAKFLGNRKPESAQR; encoded by the coding sequence CTGGCAGCTCGCCTCCCGGGGTCAGCGGGTCATTGGAGTAGACAGGTTTTCGATCCCCGGCCCTTCTCTGCCTATGCCGGCGAATCACGCCTTTTCCGCAAGGTATACGCGGAAGGCGGGCATTACACACCCCTTCTGCAGAGGTCACAGGACCTGTGGCGTGATCTGGAGAAAATCAGCGGAACCCGGCTGCTCAACACGACGGGCGCTGTCACGATATACGACGAGCACAATCCGCGGTTGGCATCGCTCCTTGCAGCCGGGAAAGACAATGGCCTTGACTACGAGTTACTCCGGGGCGACCAGGCCAGGGCAAAGTATCCCGCACATGTGATCAGGGACACAGAAGTCACAATCTTTGATCCAGAGGGAGGCTACCTCAATTCAGAGAAGGCCGTGACCGCCGCGCTCGTGGAGGCTACACGGCTTGGTGCCAAGTTCCTGGGAAACCGGAAACCGGAAAGCGCACAGCGTTGA